In the genome of Gloeotrichia echinulata CP02, one region contains:
- the cbiE gene encoding precorrin-6y C5,15-methyltransferase (decarboxylating) subunit CbiE, with the protein MTKKWLSIIGIGEDGLQGLSAIARSLVEQAAIIVGGDRHLAMLPRDDHREKIPWKSPFSASVAAIIQRRGEPICILASGDPMCYGIGVTLMGLISIAEMTIIPAPSAFSLACSRLGWSLTEVETLSLCGRPASLLQSYIYPGAKLLILSAGKETPAIVAEILTNRGYGDSQITVLERMGGIQERIIIGTAKSWKETELAALNTIAVHCTADAGVMPLPRLPGLPDNAYHHDGQLTKREVRAITLATLAPIPGELLWDIGAGCGSISIEWLRTHPRCQAIAIEQNPTRLRYIADNAAALGTPNLQIIEGKAPNALKDLPTPDAIFIGGGVTAEGLFDTCWTALKIGGRLVANVVTLEGEQTLFKWYEQLGGHFTRIAIQRAEPIGKFLGWKAMAPVTQWVVIKSSIPGITRLISPSNNS; encoded by the coding sequence ATGACAAAAAAATGGCTCTCTATTATCGGAATTGGTGAAGACGGGTTACAGGGGTTAAGCGCGATCGCCCGTTCCCTAGTGGAGCAAGCTGCTATTATAGTGGGAGGCGATCGCCATTTGGCAATGCTCCCCAGGGATGACCACCGGGAGAAAATCCCCTGGAAATCCCCCTTTAGCGCCTCAGTAGCAGCAATTATCCAGCGTCGCGGCGAACCTATCTGCATCCTCGCTAGCGGTGATCCCATGTGTTACGGAATTGGTGTCACCCTCATGGGGTTAATCTCCATCGCCGAAATGACGATTATCCCCGCACCTTCAGCCTTCAGCCTCGCTTGTTCCCGACTGGGATGGTCTTTGACTGAAGTAGAAACCTTGAGTTTATGCGGTCGTCCAGCTTCCCTACTCCAATCTTACATTTATCCGGGAGCTAAACTACTGATTTTGAGCGCAGGTAAAGAAACACCAGCAATCGTCGCCGAAATCTTGACAAATCGTGGTTATGGTGATAGTCAAATAACCGTTTTGGAACGGATGGGCGGTATTCAGGAAAGAATTATCATAGGTACCGCCAAATCTTGGAAAGAAACAGAACTCGCCGCATTAAATACAATTGCCGTTCATTGTACAGCCGATGCTGGAGTTATGCCATTACCCCGATTACCGGGACTACCAGACAACGCCTACCACCATGATGGACAGCTAACCAAACGCGAAGTCAGGGCGATAACACTCGCGACCCTAGCGCCAATACCAGGAGAATTGTTGTGGGATATCGGCGCCGGTTGTGGTTCAATATCGATAGAATGGCTGCGGACACATCCGAGATGTCAGGCGATCGCCATTGAACAAAACCCCACTAGACTACGTTACATTGCTGACAACGCCGCCGCATTAGGAACGCCAAACTTACAAATCATCGAAGGAAAGGCGCCAAATGCCTTGAAAGATTTACCCACACCTGATGCAATATTCATTGGCGGAGGAGTCACAGCAGAAGGATTATTTGATACATGTTGGACAGCACTGAAAATCGGGGGACGTTTAGTTGCAAATGTCGTCACTCTAGAGGGAGAACAAACATTATTTAAATGGTATGAACAACTAGGTGGTCACTTCACCCGCATAGCCATTCAACGTGCCGAACCGATTGGTAAATTTTTAGGGTGGAAAGCAATGGCGCCTGTCACACAATGGGTAGTAATCAAGTCTTCCATCCCAGGCATAACCCGTCTTATATCACCAAGCAACAATAGTTGA
- a CDS encoding RNA-binding protein encodes MSVYVGNLSYEVTEESLNQVFAEYGTVKRVQLPTDRETGRLRGFGFVEMGTDAEETAAIEALDGAEWMGRDLKVNKAKPKEDRGSFGGGGGGNRGNYGGRNRY; translated from the coding sequence ATGTCAGTTTATGTAGGAAATCTTTCTTACGAGGTTACAGAAGAGAGCCTGAATCAGGTTTTTGCAGAATATGGTACTGTAAAGCGGGTTCAGCTACCTACAGATCGTGAAACAGGTCGTTTACGCGGCTTTGGTTTCGTGGAAATGGGTACAGATGCAGAAGAAACTGCTGCTATTGAAGCTCTTGATGGTGCCGAGTGGATGGGCCGTGACCTCAAAGTGAATAAAGCTAAACCGAAGGAAGATAGAGGTTCCTTTGGTGGTGGTGGTGGTGGTAATCGGGGAAATTACGGCGGACGTAACCGTTACTAA
- a CDS encoding DUF262 domain-containing protein gives MSNLPNKPPVSPLQKELAIRSEPIQRIYNFYINNQFYVNRKYQRKLVWTIEEKRAFIDSILTGFPVPIILLAQVKENISTYEIIDGMQRLNAINSFIEGEFDVHGKFFDLATMVESKSRLDQDLVHQKNPILERSLCEVIASYVMPLSIYSFNDEERIDEIF, from the coding sequence ATGTCTAATTTACCAAATAAACCTCCAGTATCTCCGCTACAAAAGGAACTTGCTATCAGAAGCGAACCTATCCAAAGGATATATAATTTTTATATCAATAATCAGTTTTATGTAAATCGGAAATATCAGAGAAAACTTGTTTGGACGATTGAAGAAAAAAGAGCATTTATAGATTCAATTTTAACCGGGTTTCCAGTACCTATAATATTATTGGCTCAAGTTAAAGAAAATATATCTACTTATGAAATAATCGATGGAATGCAAAGGCTAAATGCGATCAATTCTTTTATTGAAGGTGAATTTGATGTTCACGGTAAATTTTTTGATTTAGCTACAATGGTAGAATCAAAATCTCGTCTTGATCAGGATTTAGTGCATCAGAAAAACCCCATATTAGAAAGAAGTTTATGTGAAGTAATAGCAAGTTATGTCATGCCTCTCTCGATTTACTCATTCAATGATGAAGAAAGAATAGATGAAATTTTTTGA
- a CDS encoding RNA-binding domain-containing protein — MKNGVLTKEMVRESKDEEIVADLVAYMALPEVPRSSSDVLDQFYGLKESPRQKEIETALQKVNPDILRKRFLKVYDQIRQVLEISQCTFSELIFSEPLQIIPRYFQIIFLSIYDLMFKENMEIKNHQELADKLKNIGEHIKITTGGNWSIKNKSTNINAVKGIIRYNFKIKEQVDPATDSWLTEFETLLTQSRTEQTLFDFKQGFTRLDGRGELDENNFNKIIKTLTAMANHSPSAIGYVCIGVADNEVDANRIENLYKISTKNYQSFHITGIGHEATRLTGNLDSFFRLLIQKVQSQPIDQSVKDNIGRNIKIVNYYGKDVVVFCIKAGQSPVMYDNRYYQRIGANVEEVKPEGFLEFFRKFT; from the coding sequence GTGAAAAACGGTGTTTTAACTAAGGAAATGGTGAGAGAGTCAAAAGATGAAGAAATAGTTGCAGATCTGGTGGCCTACATGGCATTACCAGAAGTCCCAAGGAGTAGTTCAGACGTACTAGATCAATTTTATGGATTAAAAGAAAGCCCAAGACAGAAGGAAATAGAAACAGCCCTTCAAAAAGTTAATCCTGATATTCTTAGAAAGAGATTTTTAAAAGTTTACGACCAAATACGTCAAGTATTAGAAATATCTCAATGTACGTTTAGTGAATTAATATTTTCAGAGCCTCTTCAAATTATACCTCGTTACTTTCAAATAATTTTTCTAAGTATTTATGACCTAATGTTTAAAGAAAATATGGAAATAAAAAATCATCAAGAGTTAGCTGATAAATTAAAGAACATTGGGGAACATATTAAAATAACTACAGGGGGAAATTGGAGTATAAAAAATAAAAGCACTAATATAAATGCAGTGAAGGGTATTATTAGATATAATTTTAAAATTAAAGAACAAGTAGACCCGGCTACAGATAGTTGGTTGACCGAGTTTGAAACTTTACTTACGCAGTCTAGAACAGAGCAAACCCTTTTTGATTTTAAGCAAGGTTTTACAAGATTAGATGGAAGAGGTGAGTTGGATGAAAATAACTTTAACAAGATAATAAAGACTCTTACTGCTATGGCAAATCATTCTCCTTCTGCAATAGGATATGTATGTATTGGAGTTGCTGATAATGAAGTAGATGCAAATAGAATAGAAAATTTGTATAAAATTAGCACCAAAAACTATCAAAGCTTCCACATTACGGGAATAGGTCATGAAGCTACGAGACTTACAGGAAATCTAGATAGTTTCTTTAGATTACTGATACAGAAAGTTCAGTCTCAACCTATTGATCAATCTGTCAAAGATAATATTGGCAGAAATATAAAAATTGTTAATTATTATGGCAAAGATGTAGTTGTCTTCTGTATAAAAGCAGGACAAAGCCCTGTTATGTATGACAACAGATATTATCAACGCATTGGAGCAAACGTTGAGGAAGTTAAACCTGAAGGGTTTCTAGAATTTTTCCGAAAATTTACTTGA
- a CDS encoding DUF3656 domain-containing protein gives MKSDISAQTTFQRPELLAPAGHWDCAKAAVENGADAIYFGLERFNARMRAENFTEADLPQLMAFLHRRGVKGYVTLNTLIFPQELREAEQYLRSIIAAGVDAVIVQDVGICRLIRHISPDFPIHASTQMTITSAAGVEFAKSLGCQLVVLARECSLKEINKIQQQIAQQNTSLPLEVFVHGALCVAYSGQCLTSEALGGRSANRGECAQACRMPYELIADGEVVNLGNRKYLLSPQDLAGLEVLPDLVKVGVTSLKIEGRLKTPEYVANVTRVYRQALDRVMGELPKDKQNSPSPQERYNLEMAFSRGIYTGWFGGINNQELVHAHFGKKRGVYLGEVIRIRNEQVTVILEAPVKPGDGVVFDCGHPEAKEQGGRVYAVIPKGKETLLTFGRDDLNLRRLHVGDKVWKTSDPELDKQLRQSFAGENPQFQRPIDLEVYGEINQPLVAIARDEVGNIVQVESEILLVEAHTKPLTPERLQEQLGRLGNTPFSLGKLTNHISGAIMLPVSELNRMRRQIVTELEELRTQPKRWQLNSTASLQNLLPSLPSDSVSLSPSLIVLVRNLKQIPAALQAGIHTLYCELEDPRAYRQAVQIVHQWGRDKPNSPVPTIYVAPPRITKPGENWILQQVRASEADGYLVRNYDQLQFFAEERCIGDFSLNVANPLTAEYFQQRFGWERVTASYDLNITQLQDLLTSCPPQWFEVTIHQHMPMFHMEHCVFCAFLSQGTDYTNCGRPCEQQEVKLRDRVGSEHVLKADVGCRNTVFNGTAQTGAEYVQHLLDLGLRHFRIEFVNETPEQVTKTIHRYSQLLQGEITGSQLWRELKLQNQLGVTRGPMAVHI, from the coding sequence ATGAAAAGCGATATCTCTGCTCAAACCACCTTCCAACGTCCTGAACTCCTCGCTCCCGCCGGTCACTGGGACTGTGCCAAAGCGGCGGTAGAAAACGGGGCAGATGCGATATACTTCGGCTTGGAGCGCTTTAATGCCAGAATGCGGGCAGAAAATTTTACTGAGGCTGATTTACCGCAATTAATGGCGTTCCTTCACCGTCGCGGTGTGAAAGGTTATGTCACTCTCAATACATTAATATTTCCCCAGGAACTAAGAGAAGCAGAGCAATATCTACGGTCAATTATTGCGGCTGGTGTGGATGCGGTGATTGTCCAGGATGTGGGTATCTGTCGTCTGATTCGTCACATTTCCCCCGATTTCCCTATCCATGCTTCCACTCAGATGACTATCACCAGTGCAGCTGGGGTAGAATTTGCGAAATCTCTCGGTTGTCAGTTGGTGGTGCTGGCGCGGGAATGTTCCCTCAAGGAAATCAATAAAATTCAGCAGCAAATAGCACAGCAAAATACGTCCCTACCCTTGGAAGTCTTTGTACACGGTGCTTTGTGCGTCGCTTATTCCGGTCAATGTTTGACTAGTGAAGCTTTAGGCGGGCGGTCTGCGAACCGGGGGGAATGTGCCCAAGCTTGCCGAATGCCCTACGAGTTAATCGCAGATGGGGAAGTGGTAAATTTAGGGAACCGCAAATATTTACTCAGTCCCCAAGACCTTGCAGGATTGGAAGTTCTGCCAGATTTGGTGAAAGTTGGGGTAACTTCTCTCAAAATTGAAGGTCGCCTGAAAACCCCAGAGTATGTTGCTAATGTCACCCGCGTTTATCGCCAAGCCCTAGACCGGGTAATGGGGGAATTACCAAAAGACAAACAAAATTCCCCCTCTCCCCAAGAACGCTACAACCTGGAAATGGCATTTTCTCGCGGTATTTACACGGGTTGGTTTGGTGGAATTAACAATCAAGAACTGGTTCACGCCCATTTCGGGAAAAAGCGCGGGGTTTACCTGGGGGAAGTCATCCGCATTCGTAATGAACAGGTAACAGTCATCCTAGAAGCGCCTGTTAAGCCGGGGGATGGTGTGGTTTTTGATTGCGGTCATCCAGAAGCGAAAGAACAAGGGGGTCGAGTTTATGCGGTGATACCCAAAGGTAAGGAAACTCTGCTGACCTTTGGTCGAGATGACCTCAACCTCCGGCGGTTACATGTGGGTGATAAAGTGTGGAAAACCAGCGACCCCGAACTGGATAAGCAATTACGCCAAAGCTTTGCGGGTGAGAATCCCCAATTTCAGCGACCTATAGACCTAGAGGTATATGGAGAAATTAATCAGCCACTGGTGGCGATCGCCCGTGATGAAGTTGGTAATATTGTCCAAGTAGAATCTGAGATCTTACTGGTAGAAGCCCACACCAAACCCCTCACTCCAGAACGTTTGCAAGAACAGTTGGGGCGTCTTGGTAATACCCCCTTCTCTTTGGGTAAGTTAACCAATCACATCAGTGGTGCTATCATGCTACCTGTGAGTGAGTTAAACCGAATGCGGCGACAAATTGTCACCGAGTTAGAAGAATTACGCACTCAACCCAAACGCTGGCAACTTAATTCTACAGCCTCATTACAAAACCTACTCCCCTCCCTCCCCTCTGATTCTGTCTCCCTCTCTCCCTCCCTCATCGTCCTAGTCCGCAACCTCAAGCAAATCCCAGCCGCACTCCAAGCAGGTATCCACACCCTTTACTGTGAATTAGAAGACCCCCGCGCCTATCGCCAAGCTGTACAAATCGTCCACCAGTGGGGACGCGACAAGCCCAATTCCCCAGTTCCGACCATCTACGTCGCCCCTCCCCGAATTACCAAGCCGGGAGAAAACTGGATTCTACAGCAAGTACGCGCCAGTGAGGCGGATGGTTATTTGGTGCGGAACTATGATCAACTGCAATTTTTTGCCGAAGAGCGTTGTATTGGCGATTTTTCGCTGAATGTTGCTAACCCCTTAACAGCAGAATACTTTCAGCAGCGTTTTGGTTGGGAACGGGTGACAGCATCCTACGACTTAAATATTACCCAACTGCAAGACCTGCTGACTAGTTGTCCCCCCCAGTGGTTTGAGGTGACTATCCATCAACATATGCCGATGTTCCACATGGAACATTGTGTTTTTTGTGCGTTTCTTTCTCAAGGAACAGACTACACCAACTGCGGACGACCTTGTGAACAGCAGGAAGTGAAATTGCGTGACCGTGTTGGTAGTGAACATGTCCTCAAGGCTGATGTAGGCTGCCGCAATACGGTATTTAACGGCACAGCCCAAACCGGAGCCGAGTACGTACAACACCTCCTAGATTTGGGATTGCGGCACTTCCGTATTGAGTTTGTCAATGAGACACCAGAACAAGTGACTAAAACGATACATCGCTACAGTCAATTACTCCAAGGCGAGATTACAGGTTCTCAACTCTGGCGCGAGTTGAAGCTGCAAAATCAGTTGGGGGTGACTCGTGGTCCGATGGCTGTCCACATCTAA
- a CDS encoding HNH endonuclease, whose translation MGKVLVLNASYEPLNITSWRRAAVLLIKGKAERVEHNGKFLYSDFPLPTVIRLRHYVRVPYKEIPLTRRNILHRDGHTCQYCGYTGDELTLDHVMPRSRGGGDTWENIVTACVRCNVKKGSRTPHEAHMVLRQPPRQPYSSLYFEVGKHLKNGLHQEWQKYVIGL comes from the coding sequence ATGGGGAAGGTTTTAGTCCTAAATGCCTCTTACGAACCGCTCAATATCACGAGCTGGCGTCGCGCTGCGGTTTTGTTAATCAAAGGCAAGGCAGAACGAGTTGAACACAACGGTAAATTTCTTTACTCCGATTTTCCGCTGCCAACCGTAATTAGGTTGCGGCACTATGTTCGCGTTCCCTATAAAGAAATTCCTCTCACTCGTCGAAATATCTTGCACCGTGACGGACACACTTGTCAATACTGCGGTTACACCGGCGATGAATTGACGTTAGATCACGTTATGCCGCGATCGCGTGGGGGTGGCGACACCTGGGAGAACATTGTTACGGCTTGCGTCCGCTGCAATGTCAAAAAAGGTAGTCGTACACCCCACGAAGCTCATATGGTTCTGCGTCAACCTCCCCGCCAACCTTATAGCAGCCTCTATTTTGAGGTCGGTAAACATCTCAAGAATGGACTCCATCAAGAGTGGCAAAAATATGTTATAGGACTTTGA
- the alr gene encoding alanine racemase codes for MLSSKQISGVASGEECDTYAWFSQRAWVEIDLAALSHNVRNLVRLLSPRTALMAVVKADAYGHGAVTVAQTAVESGASWLGVATVPEGIQLREAGIQAPILILGATHTQEQIQAIAQWKLQPTLCNPKQALVFSNTLELIKSTTPIPVHIKLDTGMSRLGTNWQEASEFVQLVERLPNLSIASVYSHLATADSPDPTVMKEQHRRFEEAIAQIKAVGIEPPCLHLANSAGTLADSALHYDIVRVGLAVYGLYPSPHLQNTIDLKPVLQLKARVTQVKTIAAGTGVSYGHKFIAPQEMRLAVVGIGYADGVPRNLTHKMHVLIRGQRVPQIGSITMDQLMLDVSAIPDLQAGEVVTLLGSQGQEEISADDWAEQLNTISWEILCGFKHRLPRVAVM; via the coding sequence ATGTTGAGTAGTAAGCAAATTTCTGGTGTGGCGTCTGGTGAAGAATGCGACACTTATGCCTGGTTCTCCCAACGTGCTTGGGTGGAAATTGATTTAGCAGCGTTGTCGCACAATGTACGGAACCTGGTGAGGTTATTATCGCCTAGGACTGCGCTGATGGCAGTGGTGAAAGCTGATGCCTATGGACATGGTGCGGTTACAGTCGCCCAAACAGCAGTAGAATCGGGAGCGAGTTGGCTGGGAGTGGCAACAGTTCCAGAGGGAATACAATTGCGAGAAGCGGGGATTCAGGCTCCCATTTTGATTTTAGGGGCTACCCATACACAAGAGCAAATTCAGGCGATCGCCCAATGGAAACTGCAACCAACACTGTGTAACCCCAAACAAGCTCTAGTATTTTCCAATACCCTAGAACTCATTAAGTCTACTACTCCCATACCCGTACACATTAAATTAGACACAGGAATGTCCAGGTTGGGTACTAACTGGCAAGAAGCAAGTGAGTTTGTGCAGTTAGTTGAGCGTTTGCCAAATCTTTCGATAGCGAGTGTCTATTCCCACTTGGCAACAGCAGATAGTCCTGACCCCACGGTGATGAAAGAACAGCATAGACGATTTGAGGAGGCGATCGCTCAAATTAAAGCAGTGGGAATCGAACCACCTTGCTTACACTTAGCAAACTCAGCGGGCACCCTGGCTGATTCAGCATTACACTACGACATTGTGCGAGTGGGTTTAGCTGTTTACGGACTCTATCCATCTCCTCATCTACAAAATACCATTGACCTCAAACCCGTGTTACAATTGAAGGCGCGAGTCACCCAGGTCAAAACAATCGCCGCAGGTACTGGCGTCAGCTACGGTCATAAATTTATTGCCCCCCAGGAAATGCGCCTTGCTGTCGTGGGTATTGGCTATGCCGATGGTGTACCCCGCAATCTTACTCACAAAATGCACGTATTAATACGCGGTCAGCGCGTGCCCCAAATTGGGTCAATTACAATGGACCAGTTGATGCTGGATGTGAGTGCTATACCTGATTTACAAGCAGGGGAAGTAGTCACTTTACTTGGCTCCCAAGGACAAGAAGAAATTTCTGCCGACGATTGGGCAGAACAATTAAATACTATCTCTTGGGAAATTCTCTGTGGCTTCAAACATCGCCTCCCTCGTGTCGCTGTGATGTAG
- a CDS encoding STAS-like domain-containing protein — protein sequence MKYKVYELIGENSISQKYGQQIYDLIYPQLQAGKAVELDFSGVRRFLSVFFNIAIGQLLRDIKAEDLDRLLVVSNLSPLGQQTYDNVIENAKRYYSDEQYRGAVDEMVLEQSAC from the coding sequence ATGAAATACAAAGTCTACGAACTGATTGGCGAAAACTCCATAAGCCAAAAGTATGGGCAGCAAATCTATGATTTAATTTATCCTCAACTGCAAGCAGGAAAGGCAGTAGAGCTAGATTTTAGTGGTGTAAGAAGATTCTTGTCTGTGTTTTTCAACATTGCCATTGGTCAGTTATTACGCGATATCAAAGCTGAAGACCTAGATCGGCTGCTAGTTGTATCTAACCTTAGCCCTCTTGGACAACAAACCTACGATAATGTGATTGAAAATGCAAAGCGTTATTACTCAGATGAGCAGTATCGTGGAGCCGTAGATGAAATGGTTCTTGAACAATCTGCCTGTTAG